In Salvia miltiorrhiza cultivar Shanhuang (shh) chromosome 4, IMPLAD_Smil_shh, whole genome shotgun sequence, the DNA window atcagagagagagagagagagatgatggagATGAGTCAGAGGGAGAGAGGCGAGGAGCGGCGGAGGCAGCCAGCCGCTGCTGTCAGCCGAACGTTTGAGAAGGTGGCgattagggctcgattttgagagagggagaaagagagatagtCATGTGAGACAGGAGGCGCCGCGGCGTGGCTGCCGATGGCGGCCCTCGCCAGATCTGAGGGAGGTAAGAGGCGACGAGGAGAATGGAAGGGAGTGTGAGGTTTCtgaagttagagagagagagagacggtagAGAATGGGGgaggaatgagagagagagagagagagtggaagagagagagacggtaGAGAAAGGAGGgaggaaagagaaagagagatggagAATATggatgacatggattaaaaaatagaaaataaattacatgaattaaagaatttaaattacaccGTGTCATCCGACGAGCCACGTCATATTTCTGGTGACcggaaaatagatgcgggatagaTTTGATAAAATcctgatactttgagggtttagagagcatttcgaaacttttaggatatttttgataaagcgggaatagttcaaggtttaatatgatatttaccctaatatATATTGTATTGTGTGTTAGCAAATTAAGATGATTCTGAAAGTCtcaagagaaaaaagaattttCTCATAAATAAGAGATCAAGGATTCTTATTGAAGCAGAAGCTCTAGATCTTAGTCTTAGCAAGGAAACCATCACAAATTGCTTACATTGTAAAAAGAAGTATAAAACTCCATCTAAAGAGAATAATGTCTCCAAATGTTGGTTTGATGTATCATTTTCAAATAGATTTGAGAGATATAGATTAATGGCATGTTGTACAATATATAAATCTTGATTTGTGATTAATATGTATATCTTGATTGTTGATTAATATTAATCAACCAATAGTAAGAAGTTCCAAAATATAGTTTGTGGcaaaaaatattgattataaCAATAAATTTTCTAATTCTATATTGTTTTTCTACCTTTAATTTCTAGAACTCTTCAATCAATTTCACTAACATTTCATATTGTCTATGCTCACTCATTCAGACATTTGCAATTAAAAGAGTATtttcaatattatatttgttgtATTTCCTTCATTCAGAGTTTCAGACTTTCCAACCAACCAATGAAGTATATATTTTCCTTCATTCCGAtttttcaattatatgtatTTTCACTCTAATGGATTTACATTTATCGTTGAAGAAATATATCATGAATgctttttcttaataattaaaacatagTAATAGATTAAGTAactaatttgaaaaataaactaatctatatattaaatttattaattatataaaaaaattaaatatattgaaTGCACTACATTCATCCTCTATTTTACGTGGCATCTTCTCCATTATCCATTCTTAGCTATTATAAAACCTCTATCCCACATGAAAAACATATTAAACTTTAACAattcataacctaaataaaatgaCATTCATCATTCCTATATTAGGCATTTGTTATTCCTATATTCATCTTCTATTAAACTTTATCATGGATAAATTTGCGATTCGTGTGGGTTTCACCACATGGCGaatccccccaattttttttttaattattttttttaaatcggaTTCGCGAATCGGGTGCGGCGCCCATCTCACGAATCTGGTGCATTGAGggttattttgaataatttcattatttttaggctctttttcaatttttttcaatttattgccCATGTGTCTCTTCGATCCCTCAACAAAGAAGAATTCAATTTCAAGAAATTATAATCCTACTAGATTTTATTTTCTATGTTCTATCATAATTAGTAGTaaactaataaattaaataattataagaaTACAAGTGGCAGATTGAAATGCTTTATCTTGCAATTTAAGCTattatatgtattttatttcttaatatttgacttatatttgcaatgcaacatttaatttatgaatgttcttttctttttttcaatttgattggtcatatataataaaatatataaatataacagacgtatccttcacgaatcgcaTCGATCCTATATGTTTTGAAAATCTGTATCCCCACACccgaatcgtatcgctcccgcacccgccccctcgCACCTGTACAACATAGAGTATCATGTTAGTTGATATttctatttgaatttttttattattttaattctttgtTATTTAtacattaataattaatatatattttgtgttGTTCGAATTTTGGTTGAGATGTATAATCAACTAATCTAACAAagtatatttgattatttagctattttataaaatgaaaatgtatagtaacaacaattttttttattaattctctAATTATTACGggtatgaatttgtaaattctAAATGAGTTTCATcgcaaatatatattttgaatttgattatttatattttcttattcatattattaatataCCATAGTCGTTACAAGTTATTTGATTGTGTAggtttttataaaatttaaactgGTTCGACAAATTGGCATATATTACTATATGAGTCGAGAATGGATAGTAAAATCACTTACTAATAGaggtttgaactaataaaattacatatataaatgaaatatctaaactGATTAGAGTTCTATTTGTTAGAGAGTTGACAATTGAAGttatggttgaatataatttcatatttgatgatgcgatgctcaaaactccagacgagatgatgctctttcaagtttcagataagatgatgctcataagttagaggtgatctgtcaagtttgagacgagatgatgcccacaacttggttgcttttaaaactccaaatgatttATTTGATGTTCGATAACTTAGTTATGAACTTTTAAACATCAAATGAGAtgattttcataattagttatgatcttacaagttcgattatgatctttcaaactccagATAAAATTATGATCaaaaggaaaattaaaaatattaaacaaaattaataaatcttgtaacacCAAATGAAATAAATCCCTCTAAAAAAAAGGCAACAAATAAATCCTTCATCGTACCtatatcaaatttatataattttctactttttttctCTTACccgtcaactttttataaaatttcatatgaaagcTTATAGGagtataaaagagtatttttattatctcaaaaaaattgatatttaattgttaaaagttgttgagattaatatatacTGCCTCCGTCCACGAGAGAGTATATATTAAATGGATTTGGAGGTTTTTACATGGGAAAAATCTGTTGTGGGTTAGGGTGATTAGGGCAAGCCAAGGGGAGTTGAGTTGGGATGGAGGAGGTTTCTGGGTCGGGGGTAATAGAGGCTTGGGTGTGGGGTGGTGGAAGCGGGTCCTGGAGTTAAGTCGGGGGAGAAGGGCAAATGGCTTAGGGAGAACCTTGCTTTGAGAATTGGAGAGGGTAATCAACTGAGTTTTTGGAATCATTGTTGGGCGGGGGGTAGAACTTTGGCGGAAGAGTTTCCACGACTCTTTCACCTTAGCGCTCACCGGGAAGGTAGCACTCACCGGGCGGGGGGGTAGAACtttctatcttttctttttgggacgtccacagaaaaatttcctacctatttttggactataccccaccacttataattactcttatttttcacttttcacacctctcaatattaattataacacttttcaccactcccaatacactcaactaccttttatccactcttaatacattcaacaatattttttcttaaaattcgtgtcactccctcttaAAAAGTTCTTTCATAGACGGAGtgagtataatttaaaatatatcgctaatttaattaattatataaataattatataaaaatatttgatatatttttatcataaaaatagcgtaaaatatataaattacaagataAAGTAtttacccgtcgaatttcgacgggtaatacactagttaGGGAGTATAGATGGTGGAATTTACTATGTTGGCACTCAAGAAATAAGAAACTGAAATAGACGGAcagttgattttttattttttattttttattatgttcGACGAGTAGTTAAATTTAATTCACCGGGCCACTGTCCATTCTCTTATCGGGCCCAATTTGTGATATTGGATCAAAACCATTGAGAGTCCACAATCCCACCAAATTTAATTAGTTAATCAGGACCTCAAAAGGAAGTTCTATTATTTAGAGTTATTTATTTCTTATGCTTAACAAGATGTATGAGAtggaaatatttttatttttatttttatttttaggattttttcaatcttatttgaaataataattaaacaaaattatctCAAATAATTAATCTTAATAGGGGCTTTGGGATATCCTAAAGGCTGAATTATCTTAGTAAACAATAGATTAAtctatactatttttatttgtgCAACTTAATCCTCAAAAGTTAAGGTTCCGTATAGTAATGATTTCTAATTTATGAATATTTCATATGgttcaataataaataaacagcaAATAATTTATTTCTGTAAGATATTTGTTAATCATAATTTTACTCGTTACAAAATAGTTTAGTTACTTATCTCAGTATAAACTTACTTCTGGGGTTACACACTCACACATCATGCACACACAAATCCTTTTAAATTGCTCGAATCCAATCATAATCATCAAAATTTCATAACAATAGTTAaatgtattaattttctattggTAGCTATATCATCATTTAATAGTTACCCAATTTAAACAATAAAAGCCAACATATATCCactaatttcgaaaaaaatatgtatacaATCTTGAACTATTTTGACACTAAAATCCTCCCGAGGGCGACAATATTCATTTGCAATCCGATATTGTTGCAGTGACGTGGTGATAAAGCCAAGGCCACATAAGTGGGATTTGATTGGATTAAAATTTTGCATGGGATTGGGGGCCATTCCTATTTAGGCCCAGTTTGTTTGGCTCGTTTACGGTAGTTTATTTATTAACCTGACATCTACTCGGTGTTTGGTAGGTTTGGCAAATAATCATTTTGGCCCGCAGCAGCCCGAGGGCCCACAGTAAATTTTTGATTTCGTCTCGTTTAATAAACCGGCAATGGGTGCCGGTTAACTTTAAACTGGTgctaataaaaaattcaaaattccaACTTGCCCTCCAAAATTTTTTATTGGGATTCAAAAATAATACAGAACGACAATCAGCCATTCTCTTCATCTTTCTGGAAGAAGGGTTCCGCCGAGATGGTATGAATGcgatttttttctatatttcttCTTGCATTTTTTCTTCTCAGAAATTCGATTCCGACCACAAATGCGTTGATTATGTGGGTTTTTTCGTTTCGTTGtgttttcttaaaataaattgcCCATGAATAAATTGTGATTCATACAAACCAAAACGATTTTCGAAACGCATTAAATTGTTTTCAGAATGTTGTGATGTTCATATGTGGTCggactttaatttattttgcttGTATATTGCTAAAGAATCTGGTTTTCTTGTTGTGACTGAATCTTATTTTAGTGTTTATGTGAAATATTTATGATTAATTGCGATTAGACTCTTCTGTATGCCTTCAATGGGTGAACTTATATTTGATTTTCTGTTTTGCGAGTTACTATAGTGAATGGTATTTGTTGTCCTTCTCGTTTGGCTGCATTAGCGATTGGGCTTCTCACCGAGGCACGATTGAAGGTTTGTTCATGGAAAAACATTCCAGAGATTCCTTGCTTGATGATTAAACCCTTATTTCAAATCATTTTCTTCCCTGTTATGTAATGTACAGATACTTTTTACTGTTATGTGTTCAATGATTAGGTTTTcgttattttctttgtttttacaTACTTTGTTTCTGTAGCTTCGTAATTTCTTCATGAGAGTTTGCTGCTTTGTATatgaattttcataattccctGATTTGCGGTAACATTGTGGAGCTTCGTAATAGTTTTCTTTGACTTTGTGATGGTGGATACTTATTCATATACCATACACTATCTTACAATACATTGTTTGATATTTGATAAATTGCAGATTGCATTATCCTGTTGTTTTAGATTTTGAAATTACACAATGAGAAACACCaaggggccgtttgatttgcagtttaggattgattaggattaaaattatcttgagaaattagtgtggattagtgtggatttatattatttcatgggtgtttgatatcatggctacttaatcctatattgtgtttgatatccataggattatgttggattatattatctaataccaaaactatcctcatataattttaaaaatatcatgtgtgtccaccattacttgggcatttgcatcgatatgcgtgaggaagggtagcagattttttatccaacttcgcagtattaaagttatccgagggggggaggccggattattagtatgggttattcccacaaaatagcatagaGAAgtgggattaagtaggagttgaccacattaatagaacatgatatcaaacatcacactaacctgtattaatttaatttatcctacctataaacccatatcaaacaggccccaagtgtaataataaagttgtGACTTGGTTGATTGAGGAGGTTATGCGACAGTTTTACTTCCAACTAGTTGTAATTGTAGAAGTAATCATTAGGATGAAGTCCCGTAAGAGAAAACATTGTAGTATAACAGAGCCTTACAGCCTATTATGTCGTATCCCCAACCAAGTAAAGCACTTGAGCCGGCTAACTAATGTTAGTGATGTAGATTGCATCCTCAATTTGAGGATGGACCGCAACAAATTCGGTCGATTATGTAACTTGTTAAAACAACTAGGATCTTTGGAGAACGGTACATACGTAATTGTTGAAGAACAAGTTGCCATGTTCTTGTCAATCTTAGCACATCATAAGAAGAATAGGGTTGTCCGTTTCAATTTTTGGCGATCGAAGCAGACAATATCACATTATGTTCACATTGTTTTGAAAGCAATATTGAAGATCCATGTACTTCTTTTGGTGAAGCCTCAACCCATGCCCGACGACTCTAATGACTCGGGGTGGAAATGGTTTAAAGTACgaataaagaaaattaattgTGAAAAATGATAGATAATTAAATCAATTTATTGGATTATATGTTATATAATCTGTCAAAGGGCTGTGATGTTTAAACAAACATTTTTTTCCACTTTACAGGGATGCCTCGGTGCATTAGACGACACATATATTAGTGTATTGGTACCTAATATTGACAAAGCCAGGTATAGGACACGTAAGGGTCAAATTGCCTCTAACATGCTAGGAGTTTGTGATCAAAACATGAAGTTTGTCTATGCATTACCTGGTTGGGAGGGGTCAACGACAGATTCACGTATACTTCGGGATGCACTCAACAGGCCACATGGATTGAAAGTACCTCGAGGTAAGTTAGTCATTCAAATACTTAGGGATTTTGCTTTTTATTAAATTCTAATATGTCATCTTTATGTCCAATATGTAGGGAATTACTATTTGGTAGATAGTGGATATGCCAACAGTGAAGGGTTTCTTGCACCATACAAGGGAATACATTATCACTTGAAAGAGTGGGGACCTACGTGTGCCAGGCCACAAAATGCTGAGGAGTTGTTTAATCTACGATATGCTAAAGTCCGGAACGTTATTGAACGTGCATTCGGGGTGTTGAAGATGTGATGGGCTATCCTCCAAAGCACTTCACATTATCCGATCAAAGTACAAGTTAGACTAATGATGGCATGTGTTTTTCTTGACAACTTCATTCGGTCGAATATGGCAGTTGATCCGGTCGAGCAACAATACGACCTTCTTTTTGAAGAACTCCAAAACATGGACTACGAGCAAGAGGATTGCGTTGATACTATTGACTTCTCTCAAGCGTGGAACGCTGAGAGGGATGCCCTCGCTCATGGAATGAGGCAGCAGTACTTGCAGTTTGTAAACTAATTGATTCGTAGTATTTTCCACGCTGAAAACAGGAACCTAAGCTTTATTCATCACTTTTGAACAATGTAGAAATGATTCGTTCTAGGATTGCtggttttttatgttttatatatttggtAATGATATAACTGTGctgaattatatatattgtggagTTTGCTGCATTAGAGTACTCtacttttcattttcttgttgGTTTCTTAGTTtatgattctttttttttgttctttattATGGTTATTGTTCATGGTTATATAGTGTTTCATCTTCTTTTTTATATTGCTTTGTCAGTGAAATGGAAGCGTGGCAACAGTACGTGAAGAATATCCCAACTTGTGAATGTGGTAACGGACGGATGCGTCTAAAGTGCGCGGGGTGGACGTCAAGGAACCCGGGAAGATGCTTCTATAGGTGTTCGTTGAATCGAGATCACCCGGATGGATTCATATGGTGTGATGAATATCAACATGCGGCTGAGAACATGAACTTCGATCCACAAGAGCAATCAGTCGCATCACAATCCGCGATGTCGTTTGCTGCAGAGCATCGCGATATGGGCATGTTCACGGGGGATCCACGCAACACACGCCGTCTTCATCTATATGAACTAGTAATTTGTTTTATGTTCATGTCCTTTGTAATTCTTGGAGTTTTTCTTGGATTTGTCGTTGCTAAGCTGACATAGATTAGGGAGTGCTAAGTAAAGGCTCGTAAGCTTTGTTTCAGTCGAATATCTTGGTCATGGTAGATGTGTTTTTTGTGGGAATATGTCTAAATTATGTAAGCTGGGACCTTGATTCAAAGGTTTTATGTTTATCCCATTTGTGGCTATATCTTtccaaaaaaattcaaaacttgattttaaattaattctcacCATTTCTCGGGGGTTTAAAATTCGTGTGCAATAGATACTGccatttgaaagaaaaattgcaAGCAACATGGTTGTTGCGTCGTCATTTCATGTAATTAATTGCATGCAAGAGGATTAACTTAATTGCTTGTGCAATGAGTGTTTGTAACAAATGCAGAGTATAATCATGTAAATCTTGCTGTAAAAAAGAAAATCTAACCACACAAATCCTTACAAATTCTCgaaaatcaaatcccatttaatTTCATGCATTTAATTCTAACTTCCCTGCGTTTCTTCTCCAACATTTACGCCTATAAAAACCCGGCAACTCCTCATCAAGGCATCATCCTTCTTCTGCAAACCTTCCGTCTAATAGATTATCAACTTCAACATGCCTTTCCCTGACGTCGAACCTCAATCCTGGTACATCTACAATGTGCAATGGACTGCAGCTCGGGACAAGTTTCTTCTCGAGTCCTAGATCTCGATGAAGGAAGAGTGTCATCCCGTCCCACTGCATAAATCGGCACACGCGAAGTTGTGCACGCTGAGTTTTTTCAATCGAGCTTTTAACACCAAATTCGGGCTTGGCGATGTCGATGACAGGATCGGCTTTCTCAAAGGGCATCATTCCACCTTCAAGCGCATCTCTAATATGGCTGGGGCATACTGGGATGTAGATAGGAACATGATTATTGCAGTGGACGTGGTTTGGTAAAAGATCGTCAAGGTAATGAAGAAGAAATTTGTTCTATTTTGGTTTTGGGTTTCGGTGCTAATATGTTTGtagtgtttctttattttttttaaggacgACGAGTTCGCGGAAGCTTATTTATGGAATAGGGAGCCCGAGTGGCGCAACCTATGCTTGCTCTTCGATCCCAACAGTGTCAAAGTGGAGCCATCAAGTAGCCGAACTGTAATCGTCATCAGCGATTCTGAAACCGTGAAGCTTAGCACAACTAATATGATCAATCTCCAAGCTCTGAAAGCGAGGTGACCTCGCCCCCACTCCACAGACCTTATAGGCTTGTACGCCGACTGTTTTCCAATGGCGAAACCAAAGGCACTGGTAAGTGGCCTTCGATTAAGCAAAGGTTGCAGCGCCCGAGGCCAAATGCTTGTACTCCGATGCCACTTGATTTGGGTCGCAAACCAGGAGATGATGATGGCGATCGTGACTCTGCCGATGGTGCATCCGGCCCTGTGGACGAAGGGCTCTTGTGCTTCGTCGTGGGCTCTTTGGTAGTAGGCTCTTACTACCTTTGCTTTTGTTTTATGTCTACTATGTTCGTGTTTTCATTTAAGCACTATTTATTTTAACTCTACATGCTCATGTGCGTGTTTATTTTGTCCATCCCCCCTTGCCCATCCTATGTATTCGAATTGTGAAGCTTAGATGGGGGGAGATATTGTAATGGCTTCTAGTTTCTATGAATCTATTCCCTATTTTATCAAGATGGCACCTTGCTTGATATATTTGTTCAAACTAAGTGATACCAAAACATAAGATTTCATAACAACCccaaaataaaactttaaaCATGGCTGAAAACCACGACACTTGCATGAGAAATGATTGACgaatttcaacaaaaaaatccAAAAGTTAGGCAAATATAACTTCATAAAAAACATAGATGTTTCCAAGTTCACATAACATAGATAATTATCTCAAAACATTGCACCAACTTCTAAAACAGAAAAGGGACACCAAAATGTAATAAAGTTTTCAAATCCCTTCAAAATCAGTAGAAAGCTTAGGTAATCTGCCCTTGCATCTTCTTACTTGCCACGCATCTCTAGCACGCGCAATAGGTAATCTGCCCTTGCATCTTGAGGGAGACTCATGAAAAGCTCGAGCCTCTCAACCTTATCTGCAAGTATCTCGCAAACCTCGAATCGATCGCTCTTATTCAGCCCCGGTATTGCGCATACAGTCTCATACACTTCAATCCTTGCTTTAGCTAGATCAAATTCAAACCCAGTCCTGTTTTCGATGTGCTCAAACCTTTTGTCTGTGTTGCGACCAATCTCAAGAAGCAGCTCGTGAGTGACATCAAAGTCGTCATCACGCTTGCGCTTTCTGCTCGGATTACGTTCTCGAGTTCCACCCTTTTGACTCTGACACTCGTTGTCTTCAGCCACTTCGTTCTCAAACTCATACTCCACATGCAGCGATGGATCCTGTTCATCAGTGTTGTCATTTTGCGCAACATTGTCACGGCCAATCATCTCGTTGACAGCTTCCATGAAATCCTCGACTTTGTCCCATGTTGCCATGTCCTTACCGAATATTATCTTCCAATCATCATAAAGGGGCCACTTTTTATAGCGCATAGTCCACTCATTTCCGTCAACCTATAAAATGAAACAAGAAAAGCACGGATCAACATATGTTTACTGCTCATTTCTCTTCAGTACAGATCTAAGTGCTGCACCTACCTTAACGATGTGCTCCCACTGGTCGTTGTTACCATCTATCATGTAGTCACCGTTAACGTTGAATCCGAACCCGCTGCGACCAAATATTAGATTGAGcgaatagtaattttttttccacgTCCCGATTTTGGAATTGATATGTGGATTTGCCTTCAAGTCGGTCTCGGGGAATTCCTTTTTGAGGGCATCCTCCAGTTTACCAAGGAATCCAGCTCGAAAACCGTTGTCCGACTTCCACCCATCAACAACCAACTCCTTCAGTGCGTGAACCAGCACGGTCTCTTCTTTTACAGACCATGAACGCCGTTACTTATCTGATTTGTTAGCTTGGCAATGGGAGATGTCAGTGCTGGCCATCTCAATACCTAATGTATTTAATCAAAAGTTACAGCAGAAATAACTTCAATCAATATCCCCAACAATCATGATGCTAAATAACACACAAAACACTGAACATGAATTTCCAATTAATCCAATTCATACAGAGTActgattgggcgtattttatACGCATATTTTGAGTGTCTTTTGGTGGATTTTAATGCATAGTTCCtgcttattattatcttttggagTTAATTGTGGAACTAATAAATCTTTTTGATGGTTattgataggttttggagaaaagACTTGCttttgagaagagttttgaaTTCTTAAGCTGTGAAGAAAGAATCTGTACGCGCAAGCTGGACGACGTGCCCATACCGTCTGAGATATCCGAAATTCAAGATTGGCGAGAAATTGATTTTGTGGGCTGactcttattttgtcttttagTGGATCAGTTTTAGTTTGTTTTGGGCtggaacttattttgttgattgGAGGGCCTAGCGCCACTTTTCCGTCCATGATTAGAATTaggttagtttagtttatatatatacttatgtttTGAGGGACATTCACGCACACAACTTTTGGAACAGGAGGGAGACGCATTCTTTAGCAATTATTCAAGTTTTATCGTTCTTTTATTCTTTCTCGCAATTTCTTATTTGTttttcttgatttattttatttatgtgttctagctaattttgtttattccagcaacgattagggaagcactagcaagattattctgtgagatctaatttgttcttatactttattttatgcttgtatctgtAATTCTCTGTGTTTATcgtcattaattattttaatccattaggtagtgcgcaatatttagtgggttagaattaattatacagcCAATTGAATCGGCCATACGTAatcgtggtttaggtttgattagtggtaaattgacacatcagggtcaagggaaaaagcagtcttaattcaataatcatgcgtcagagtttattggttttgaatcgggtttctctagatattaatgttgtcggctcattaaacctatagagcgtctcttacggttgtcagtcgattagggtagtaattagtgaagcgtcttcctggttaccgaataattaaggagaaataagatcacgtcagaagcgtcttcggtggttataactggtttgcttgcatgaattaaagttatatttgcatcaatgatcagaataattaagctagggtggacttaattgattgttggaattcttttattaattgtttgaattttctatttatttatttaggattAGAACCATTGCAattcttttgaattttatttatttatttatttttattttagtattttcatatttttttcccCATAATTTCGTTTCTTAAGTTTCTTTGCAGGTTGAATTATAGGAGAATTCTCGCCGATCCCTTGGGAAACGATCTTGCTTACTGTTGTCtacgcagtgtgggcataccggctgactgccggatatttttggtgtaaaacgacgcaccaaattttggcgccgttgccggggatcggTTTTTAAGTagtaatttttctattttttcgttttgcttattaattttatttatctttgttTGTTATTAATCTTAAGCTGAAGTTGAGATGTCTGAAGATGGGGACGATGACCGTGATGATATTCTGCCACCACCACCATTGATAAGAGAGTTGGGCCGCCACAAGAGAAATCATCCTTTATGCATTGTGTTGCTCACAATTAATCAAAATGCTGAAATCTAGCCCGATTTCATTCAAGTGCTACCCAAGTTTGGTGATCTACCTGGAGAGAGTGCACACAAGCATCTGGCTGAATTTGATTTAGTTTGCACTACGTTACGTCCTCAAGGTTTTAAAGAAGATCATTTAAGATTACTAACTTTTCCTCATACATTGCAGGGTAGAGCTCGAGATTGGTTGTTTGATCTATCATCTCGCTCAATCAAAACATGGAACGACTTAGAGGAGCAGTTCTTGCGTAAATTCTTTCTAGAATCA includes these proteins:
- the LOC131021853 gene encoding uncharacterized protein LOC131021853, with protein sequence MRYKKWPLYDDWKIIFGKDMATWDKVEDFMEAVNEMIGRDNVAQNDNTDEQDPSLHVEYEFENEVAEDNECQSQKGGTRERNPSRKRKRDDDFDVTHELLLEIGRNTDKRFEHIENRTGFEFDLAKARIEVYETVCAIPGLNKSDRFEVCEILADKVERLELFMSLPQDARADYLLRVLEMRGK